One genomic segment of Pelagerythrobacter marensis includes these proteins:
- a CDS encoding glycerol kinase: MGDQILVLDAGTTSTRAMLFGADGALLQMAQRELTQHYPQPGWVEHDAGEIWQRTLACVQDVLAKAGGGGAVAAIGITNQRETVVAWDRNTGEPLARAIVWQDRRTAPLCADLKAAGHEAEVQRRTGLLLDPYFSATKMRWLLDNEASVRAAAERRALALGTVESWLVFKLSGGAFVTDASNASRTLLLPLEGAQFDPGLCALFGVPPAALAEVVDTHGMLARTSGDVLGASIPICGLAGDQQAATVGQGCLAPGETKGTYGTGAFVLTNQGDAVPRSAHRLLGTVLTQRDGKRRFALEGSVFVAGSLVQWLRDSLGLIGSAAETEALARSIPDSGEVTIVPALSGLGAPHWRSDARGVIAGLSFSSGRAQIARAALEAMAHQTHDLADAFAADGAPWATLRIDGGMSANDWMAQDLADMLDIGVERPDFVETTAFGAAMLAAVGVGLHPSLEDAVLAMRGKVRRFEPSLAPERRDERLARWRKALGAV; the protein is encoded by the coding sequence ATGGGAGATCAGATCCTCGTCCTCGATGCGGGCACCACCTCCACCCGGGCCATGCTGTTCGGTGCCGATGGCGCGCTGCTGCAAATGGCCCAGCGCGAGCTGACCCAGCACTATCCGCAGCCCGGCTGGGTCGAACACGATGCGGGCGAGATCTGGCAGCGGACGCTCGCCTGTGTGCAGGATGTGCTGGCGAAGGCCGGGGGCGGTGGGGCAGTCGCGGCGATCGGGATTACCAACCAGCGGGAAACCGTCGTCGCATGGGATCGCAATACGGGCGAACCGCTGGCGCGCGCGATCGTGTGGCAGGATCGGCGCACCGCCCCGCTGTGCGCCGACCTGAAGGCCGCCGGGCACGAAGCCGAGGTCCAGCGCCGCACCGGCCTTTTGCTCGATCCCTATTTCTCCGCCACCAAAATGCGCTGGCTGCTCGATAACGAGGCTTCCGTGCGGGCGGCGGCGGAGCGGCGCGCGCTGGCGCTGGGGACGGTGGAAAGCTGGCTCGTGTTCAAGCTGTCGGGCGGGGCCTTTGTCACCGATGCCAGCAATGCCAGCCGCACGCTGCTCCTGCCGCTGGAAGGGGCGCAGTTCGATCCGGGTCTGTGCGCGCTTTTCGGCGTTCCGCCGGCGGCGCTGGCCGAAGTGGTCGATACGCACGGGATGCTGGCCCGCACATCCGGCGATGTTCTGGGGGCATCAATCCCGATCTGCGGGCTCGCCGGGGATCAGCAGGCGGCCACGGTGGGGCAGGGGTGCCTCGCGCCGGGGGAGACCAAGGGGACGTACGGCACGGGGGCATTCGTGCTGACCAACCAGGGTGACGCCGTGCCACGATCGGCGCATCGCCTGCTGGGGACGGTCTTGACGCAGCGCGATGGGAAGCGGCGCTTCGCGCTGGAAGGTTCGGTCTTTGTAGCCGGCAGCCTGGTGCAGTGGCTGCGCGATTCGCTGGGCCTGATCGGCTCTGCCGCGGAGACGGAGGCGCTCGCACGCTCGATCCCCGATAGCGGAGAGGTAACGATCGTTCCCGCGCTATCGGGGCTGGGCGCTCCGCATTGGCGCAGCGATGCGCGCGGGGTGATCGCGGGGCTCAGTTTTTCCAGCGGAAGGGCGCAGATTGCCCGCGCCGCGCTGGAGGCGATGGCGCACCAGACGCATGATCTAGCCGATGCCTTCGCCGCCGACGGAGCGCCCTGGGCAACCTTGCGGATCGACGGGGGGATGAGCGCCAACGACTGGATGGCGCAGGATCTGGCCGACATGCTGGATATCGGGGTGGAACGGCCGGACTTCGTGGAAACGACGGCCTTTGGCGCGGCCATGCTGGCGGCGGTCGGCGTTGGCCTGCACCCGAGCCTGGAAGACGCCGTCCTCGCCATGCGGGGCAAGGTTCGCCGGTTCGAACCTTCGCTGGCGCCGGAGAGGCGCGACGAACGGCTGGCCCGGTGGCGCAAGGCGCTGGGCGCGGTCTAG
- a CDS encoding DUF1465 family protein, translated as MGTHADISQAIIEALYEEALMLADDVRATFDLSHNHLPAHENDFARIALSVEGLRTTTRMMHALAWLLNRRAYFRGEMSEFQLRRHGTLPPDRPADPDNLDYLSPRIRELIGVSEMLHARIARLDQAWRDSFEMRPAAVLRLRERLDRAVGEI; from the coding sequence ATGGGCACGCACGCGGACATCAGCCAGGCGATTATCGAAGCGCTTTATGAAGAGGCGCTGATGCTGGCGGACGACGTTCGCGCCACGTTCGACCTGTCGCACAACCACCTTCCCGCCCACGAAAACGATTTCGCCCGTATCGCGCTGTCGGTGGAGGGGCTGCGCACGACCACCAGGATGATGCATGCGCTGGCCTGGCTGCTCAACCGGCGGGCCTATTTCCGGGGCGAGATGAGCGAGTTTCAACTGCGCCGCCACGGCACGCTGCCGCCCGATCGCCCGGCGGACCCGGACAATCTGGATTATCTGTCGCCGCGCATTCGCGAGCTGATCGGCGTGAGCGAAATGCTGCACGCCAGAATCGCCCGGCTCGATCAGGCGTGGCGCGACAGTTTCGAAATGCGGCCCGCGGCCGTGCTGCGGCTGCGCGAAAGGCTGGACCGGGCAGTCGGCGAGATCTAG
- a CDS encoding YdcH family protein: MNEQELRKRLATLRVEHRDLDAAIDALRAAGSTDQLQLARLKKHKLRLRDRIAVIEDELLPDIIA, from the coding sequence ATGAACGAGCAGGAACTGCGCAAGCGACTGGCGACCCTGCGGGTCGAACACCGCGATCTCGATGCGGCGATAGACGCCTTGCGCGCGGCCGGTTCGACCGATCAGCTCCAGCTCGCCCGGCTCAAGAAGCACAAGCTGCGCCTGCGCGATCGCATCGCGGTGATCGAAGACGAGCTGCTGCCCGATATCATCGCCTGA
- a CDS encoding YdcH family protein, whose protein sequence is MISSHVNALQSKHAGLEQRLRAELNRPSPDAATIQAIKRQKLKIKEELSTI, encoded by the coding sequence ATGATATCGTCTCACGTCAACGCCTTGCAAAGTAAGCATGCCGGGCTTGAGCAGCGCTTGCGCGCCGAGCTTAACCGGCCATCCCCCGACGCGGCGACGATTCAGGCGATCAAGCGGCAGAAGCTCAAGATCAAGGAAGAGCTGTCGACTATCTGA